In Acidimicrobiia bacterium, a single genomic region encodes these proteins:
- the rsmA gene encoding 16S rRNA (adenine(1518)-N(6)/adenine(1519)-N(6))-dimethyltransferase RsmA: MWVVWVIRTRRRGRNRSSAAWSCRHAAAGPSGPRALAPSASSDPRAPCRGSPSGPPPLNPGRRAGLWQAQSVTHSPTEIRALLATGGVEPSRALGQNFLADANVIRKIVRLAGVRSGDRVVEIGAGLGSLTLGLVEAGAVVTAIEIDRRLVPILRSVVEPVGATVVQADVMEMDWPAQLGEGTWSLVANLPYNIATPVVLDLLATVPAIDRMLVMVQLEVGERLAATPGTKAYGIPSVRRAWWADAEVVGKVSPGVFIPPPRVESALVAIRRHEPAGDDAQRRVVFSLVEAGFGQRRKMLRRSLAEMVTPEAFAIAGIRPEARAEELVIADWLRLAAEANP, translated from the coding sequence ATGTGGGTGGTGTGGGTTATCCGCACGAGGCGTCGCGGGAGGAACAGATCAAGCGCGGCATGGTCCTGCAGGCACGCGGCGGCTGGGCCCAGTGGCCCACGTGCGCTCGCTCCCTCGGCTTCCTCTGACCCCCGCGCCCCTTGTCGTGGCTCACCATCGGGGCCGCCGCCACTCAACCCCGGGCGCCGGGCCGGACTCTGGCAGGCTCAGAGCGTGACGCACTCGCCGACGGAGATTCGGGCGCTGCTGGCGACGGGTGGGGTAGAGCCATCGCGAGCGCTGGGGCAAAACTTTCTGGCCGACGCCAACGTCATCCGCAAGATCGTGCGGCTGGCGGGGGTGCGCTCCGGTGACAGGGTGGTAGAGATCGGGGCCGGACTGGGGTCGCTCACCCTTGGTTTGGTGGAGGCGGGCGCGGTGGTGACCGCCATCGAGATCGATCGTCGCCTGGTGCCCATCCTCCGTTCGGTCGTGGAGCCGGTGGGGGCGACGGTGGTGCAAGCCGATGTCATGGAGATGGACTGGCCCGCCCAACTGGGCGAGGGAACGTGGTCGCTGGTGGCAAACCTGCCGTACAACATCGCCACCCCCGTAGTGCTCGACCTACTCGCCACCGTTCCCGCCATCGACCGCATGCTGGTGATGGTGCAACTTGAAGTGGGGGAGCGCCTGGCCGCCACGCCGGGGACGAAGGCCTACGGGATCCCGTCGGTGCGCCGAGCCTGGTGGGCCGACGCCGAGGTGGTGGGAAAAGTGTCGCCCGGCGTCTTCATCCCCCCGCCGCGGGTGGAGTCGGCCCTCGTGGCGATCCGACGGCACGAGCCGGCCGGCGATGATGCCCAACGCCGGGTGGTGTTCAGCCTCGTGGAAGCGGGCTTCGGCCAGCGCCGCAAAATGTTGCGGCGCTCCCTGGCCGAGATGGTGACGCCGGAGGCATTCGCCATCGCTGGTATCCGTCCTGAGGCGCGCGCCGAAGAACTCGTGATTGCCGATTGGCTCCGCCTGGCCGCCGAGGCGAATCCCTGA
- a CDS encoding PqqD family peptide modification chaperone, which produces MVLAVLPYPSPDILRATLAEWSVAYDLTTQTTHLLSPEAGWVLDLCDGQAYTEELVAEIAGITGGPTDDIAADVHAYLEMLSEIGLVGERDGLTTPVVAESTRAADPAGPYVSAGLRVLTTGVVLRSNDAALLAQAETRVASLRGDLPITVTIDMKAQPGGDVTLTGGGPARSYASPAEALDDLPHALRSIATHTPVCLVLRSGCVRSPDGEVVLLPGPSGSGATTLAAALIRLGWDYASDAIVGIQSAPPRALAYPAPLALSDESRRILRLDPSPSATTNPTDVRADVTILHGPVGPVERVVITFFQAGARLHLEMLDPTVAVGALLEHALNLAEVGNAGLDIVCDLAQRVPVLGLVHSDINEAVAAVNDSSPRPGP; this is translated from the coding sequence GTGGTCCTGGCTGTTCTCCCGTACCCCTCTCCTGACATACTCCGTGCCACGCTGGCCGAGTGGTCCGTGGCGTATGACCTCACCACCCAGACCACCCACCTCCTGAGTCCGGAAGCGGGCTGGGTGTTGGATCTGTGTGATGGGCAGGCCTACACCGAGGAGCTTGTGGCCGAGATCGCCGGCATCACCGGCGGTCCCACCGATGACATAGCCGCCGATGTGCACGCCTATTTGGAGATGCTCAGCGAGATCGGGTTGGTGGGCGAGCGGGATGGGCTCACCACCCCGGTGGTGGCCGAGAGCACGAGAGCCGCCGATCCTGCTGGTCCTTACGTCAGCGCAGGGCTGCGGGTGCTGACCACCGGAGTGGTCCTTCGCAGCAATGACGCAGCGCTGCTGGCCCAAGCCGAGACGCGGGTGGCGTCGCTTCGAGGGGACCTACCCATCACCGTGACCATCGACATGAAGGCGCAGCCCGGGGGCGACGTCACCCTCACCGGCGGGGGTCCGGCCCGTTCCTATGCCTCGCCAGCCGAAGCCCTCGACGACCTGCCCCATGCGCTTCGCTCCATCGCCACCCACACCCCCGTTTGCCTCGTGCTGCGCTCCGGGTGTGTGCGTTCCCCCGACGGTGAGGTCGTCTTGTTACCCGGTCCGTCCGGATCGGGGGCCACCACCCTGGCCGCCGCACTCATTCGCCTCGGCTGGGACTACGCCAGTGACGCCATCGTGGGAATCCAATCGGCGCCGCCACGAGCGCTCGCCTACCCCGCTCCACTGGCCCTGAGCGACGAAAGCCGCCGCATCCTCCGACTCGACCCCTCCCCATCGGCCACCACCAACCCCACCGACGTGCGGGCCGATGTCACGATCCTCCACGGCCCCGTCGGCCCGGTAGAGCGGGTCGTCATCACTTTCTTCCAAGCCGGAGCGCGCCTGCACCTCGAGATGCTCGACCCCACTGTTGCGGTGGGCGCGCTACTCGAGCACGCCCTCAACCTGGCCGAGGTCGGTAACGCCGGCCTCGACATCGTGTGTGATCTGGCCCAGCGTGTGCCGGTGCTGGGCCTGGTGCACAGCGACATCAACGAGGCCGTGGCGGCGGTCAATGATTCGTCGCCCCGGCCCGGGCCGTAA
- a CDS encoding aminoacyl-tRNA hydrolase, with protein MVVGLANPGAEYDGTRHNVGAEVVQLLAQRHGAILRKGKERALADEVTVGEKRLALAIPLTYMNLSGEAVAPLVRRHGIDDPHRLVIVHDELDLPVGTLKVKVGGGLAGNNGLKSVKAHLHTDDFVRVRIGIGKPPGKAQGVEHVLKKPGKADRAELNVVVQEAADAVELILQGDPGQAMSRYNTRPRE; from the coding sequence TTGGTGGTTGGTCTGGCCAACCCGGGCGCCGAATACGACGGCACCCGTCACAATGTGGGGGCCGAGGTGGTTCAACTGCTGGCCCAACGCCACGGTGCGATACTCCGCAAAGGCAAGGAACGCGCCCTGGCCGACGAGGTGACGGTGGGGGAGAAGCGTCTGGCGCTGGCGATCCCGCTCACCTACATGAACCTCTCGGGCGAGGCGGTGGCGCCGTTGGTGCGCCGGCATGGGATCGACGACCCCCACCGCCTTGTGATTGTGCACGATGAGCTCGACCTCCCGGTAGGCACGCTCAAGGTGAAGGTGGGGGGCGGGTTGGCTGGCAACAACGGTCTCAAGTCCGTCAAGGCGCACCTCCACACCGACGACTTCGTGCGGGTGCGCATCGGCATCGGCAAGCCACCGGGTAAAGCCCAGGGCGTGGAGCACGTCCTCAAGAAGCCCGGCAAAGCAGACCGCGCCGAACTGAACGTGGTGGTGCAGGAGGCCGCTGATGCCGTCGAGCTCATCCTGCAGGGCGATCCCGGACAAGCCATGAGCCGCTATAACACCCGGCCGAGAGAGTAG
- a CDS encoding 50S ribosomal protein L25 — protein sequence MAEIILQATPRPPQGTRPARRLRNEGKIPGVVYGLGADPIPLMVEWRELRAALITEQGLNAVINLDVSGERMPTLVKDMQRHAVRRNILHVDFIRVDLDKTVEVEVAIHIEGEAKHVADDDGVVDQVLTSLLITAKPADIPTGLTINISGLEIGSALRVSDIVLPAGVTTTVDPEEAVVTASRQVAEVVVVGDAATDAEGAGEAADGEASGDSAPEASDGDEG from the coding sequence ATGGCCGAGATCATTCTCCAAGCAACCCCGCGTCCTCCCCAGGGCACCCGTCCCGCCCGTCGTCTGCGCAACGAGGGAAAAATCCCCGGCGTGGTCTACGGCCTCGGGGCCGATCCGATCCCGCTCATGGTGGAATGGCGCGAACTGCGGGCCGCCCTCATCACCGAGCAGGGCCTCAACGCCGTCATCAACCTCGACGTATCCGGTGAGCGGATGCCCACCCTGGTGAAGGACATGCAGCGCCATGCGGTGCGCCGCAACATCTTGCACGTCGACTTCATCCGAGTGGATCTGGACAAGACCGTCGAGGTCGAGGTGGCGATCCACATCGAAGGCGAAGCCAAGCATGTGGCCGACGACGACGGCGTGGTGGATCAGGTGCTCACTTCCCTACTCATTACCGCCAAACCGGCCGACATCCCCACCGGCCTCACCATCAACATCTCCGGTCTCGAGATCGGAAGCGCCCTGCGGGTGAGCGACATCGTTCTGCCCGCCGGTGTTACCACCACCGTCGATCCCGAAGAGGCGGTGGTGACCGCCAGTCGTCAGGTGGCTGAAGTGGTGGTGGTCGGCGATGCCGCTACCGATGCCGAGGGTGCCGGCGAAGCGGCCGATGGCGAGGCCAGCGGTGATAGTGCCCCCGAGGCCAGCGACGGTGACGAGGGCTGA
- a CDS encoding ABC transporter ATP-binding protein has translation MSALKRAVASVAPDTVASLWQMLGRLFGPRRRRLIVHPILGTVIAVSETVSLLTILRLLLLLVEDNNRANLAWGPFTGSLSFGALAGVAAISLLITLLARLAEAQVSARNQAFALRRARSLVIDAWFAADWEHLHAARLGRLQQLLGLNAQQAVIPLQLLSVASVAVISLAIYLVIVVVTAPAIALLFAVVALGSAAALNPLRRRSKHLARGQADLLGDLQLNATSYVQLNRELHVFGVEEAAATRLKDLSSATADSYARLKFIQRMLPSVYQQVLLAAIVGIVVVGRAIDVAAVAFGTAAILAVRSLSYIQQLNSSVQIYVETRPFLEELLDSVSDNRDRQTPRGDAELGPVTAISLHNLGYRYPSGHQALEGINLDLGPGDWLGVIGPSGGGKTTLANTLAGLLSPTTGSLQVNGAAVETYSAQSWTTQLGLLSQEPVLLAATIAENIAFHRPATAEQVQRAAGRAGIDREIEALPEGYATAVGEGHSSLSGGQRQRVALARSLLASPTCLILDEPTSALDAANEALVEQSLLDLSPTSIVIVVSHRDALIRRCNRFIVLEHGRVVAQGDASEVDLVARLGAADA, from the coding sequence GTGAGCGCCCTGAAGCGGGCGGTCGCCTCAGTGGCCCCCGATACCGTCGCTAGCCTCTGGCAGATGCTGGGCCGCCTCTTTGGCCCCCGACGTCGCCGATTGATCGTGCATCCGATCCTGGGCACCGTGATCGCGGTGTCCGAGACGGTGTCGCTCCTCACCATTCTTCGCCTGCTGCTGCTCCTCGTCGAGGACAACAACCGGGCCAATCTTGCCTGGGGGCCATTCACGGGCTCGTTGTCCTTTGGCGCCCTCGCCGGCGTGGCGGCGATCAGCCTGCTGATCACGCTGCTGGCCCGACTCGCCGAAGCCCAGGTATCGGCCCGGAACCAGGCGTTCGCGCTGCGCCGGGCCCGTTCCCTGGTGATCGACGCCTGGTTCGCGGCCGATTGGGAGCACCTCCACGCCGCTCGTCTTGGGCGCCTGCAGCAGTTGCTGGGGTTGAACGCCCAACAGGCGGTGATCCCGCTCCAGTTACTCTCGGTGGCCTCGGTGGCGGTGATCAGCCTCGCCATCTACCTGGTCATCGTGGTGGTCACCGCCCCTGCCATTGCCCTGTTGTTCGCCGTGGTGGCCCTCGGCTCCGCCGCCGCGTTGAACCCGCTGCGACGGCGGTCGAAGCACCTGGCGCGAGGGCAAGCGGATCTCCTCGGTGACCTGCAACTCAACGCCACGTCGTACGTGCAACTCAATCGCGAACTCCACGTCTTCGGGGTGGAGGAAGCGGCGGCCACTCGTCTGAAGGATCTGAGTAGTGCCACCGCGGACAGTTACGCCCGTCTGAAGTTCATTCAGCGGATGCTGCCGAGCGTCTACCAGCAGGTGCTGCTGGCCGCCATCGTGGGGATCGTGGTGGTGGGGCGGGCGATAGATGTGGCGGCCGTAGCGTTTGGGACGGCCGCCATTCTGGCCGTGCGCTCGCTGAGTTACATCCAGCAACTGAACTCGTCGGTTCAGATCTATGTAGAGACGAGGCCGTTCCTCGAAGAACTCCTTGATTCGGTGAGCGACAACCGAGATCGGCAAACCCCCCGGGGTGACGCCGAACTGGGGCCGGTGACCGCCATCTCGCTCCACAACCTGGGTTATCGCTATCCCTCGGGACACCAGGCGCTCGAGGGCATCAACCTCGACCTCGGACCCGGCGACTGGCTGGGCGTGATCGGCCCCTCCGGGGGCGGCAAGACGACCCTGGCCAACACGCTGGCCGGACTGTTGTCGCCCACGACGGGGTCGCTGCAGGTGAATGGTGCGGCGGTGGAGACCTATTCGGCGCAGTCGTGGACCACGCAACTGGGCTTGCTATCCCAAGAACCCGTGCTCCTGGCCGCCACCATCGCCGAGAACATCGCCTTTCACCGCCCCGCAACGGCCGAGCAGGTGCAACGCGCCGCCGGGCGTGCCGGGATTGATCGGGAGATCGAGGCCCTACCCGAGGGCTATGCCACCGCAGTGGGGGAGGGGCACTCATCGTTGTCAGGGGGGCAGCGCCAGCGCGTGGCTCTGGCCCGCTCGCTGCTGGCCTCGCCCACCTGCCTGATCCTCGATGAACCCACCAGTGCCCTCGACGCGGCCAACGAGGCGTTGGTGGAGCAGTCTCTGCTCGACCTGTCCCCAACCTCGATCGTGATCGTGGTGTCGCACCGAGATGCCCTGATCAGACGCTGCAATCGCTTCATTGTGCTCGAGCATGGTCGGGTGGTGGCCCAGGGCGATGCCAGCGAGGTCGATCTCGTCGCCCGCCTCGGGGCCGCCGACGCGTGA
- the glmU gene encoding bifunctional UDP-N-acetylglucosamine diphosphorylase/glucosamine-1-phosphate N-acetyltransferase GlmU (forms a homotrimer; catalyzes the acetylation of glucosamine-1-phosphate and uridylation of N-acetylglucosamine-1-phosphate to produce UDP-GlcNAc; function in cell wall synthesis) has protein sequence MRSTRPKPLHLLCGRAMVLYVLDALPAAEIGRAVVVVGHEAERVTKKLTEDSAGLRLEFVEQTRQLGTGDAVSVGLTGLPDDDLDDDLDVLVLPGDTPLLRPATIDTLVAEHRASGAACTMLTAHLKDPTGYGRIVRVGKDERVARIVEHRDATAEQLEIREINTGIFCFRRSLLAPALRLVHPNNSQGEYYLTDVVEVLTDAGHRVVTLMAGDPDETHGINDRAQLAHAEAGLRRRINAAWLAKGVTMVDPSATYIDTTVVLAADVTLFPGTILQGLTTIGRGVEIGPGCRLVDCTVGEHTTLKHTVARHSTIGADCVVGPYAVLEPGAEIAPGTHTGAFYTPNIATH, from the coding sequence ATGCGATCCACCCGTCCGAAGCCGCTGCATCTGCTCTGTGGCCGGGCGATGGTGCTCTACGTCCTCGATGCCCTCCCCGCCGCCGAGATCGGTCGGGCCGTGGTGGTGGTGGGCCATGAGGCCGAGCGAGTGACCAAGAAACTCACCGAGGACAGTGCTGGCCTCCGGCTCGAATTCGTGGAGCAAACCCGCCAGCTGGGCACCGGCGACGCGGTGTCCGTGGGCCTCACCGGTCTGCCCGACGACGATCTCGACGACGATCTCGATGTGCTGGTGCTGCCCGGCGACACCCCCCTTCTGCGTCCCGCCACCATCGACACCCTCGTGGCCGAGCATCGTGCATCCGGGGCGGCCTGCACGATGCTCACCGCCCATCTCAAAGATCCCACCGGGTACGGCCGCATCGTGCGGGTGGGTAAGGACGAGCGCGTGGCGAGGATCGTGGAGCACCGAGACGCCACTGCTGAGCAACTTGAGATCCGCGAGATCAACACGGGGATCTTCTGTTTCCGGCGCAGTCTGCTGGCCCCTGCCCTGCGGCTGGTGCACCCCAACAACAGTCAGGGCGAGTACTACCTCACCGATGTGGTGGAGGTACTCACCGACGCGGGCCATCGAGTGGTCACGCTCATGGCGGGCGATCCCGACGAGACCCATGGCATCAACGACCGTGCCCAACTCGCCCATGCCGAAGCCGGGCTCCGCCGTCGCATCAACGCCGCCTGGCTGGCCAAGGGCGTCACCATGGTGGACCCCTCCGCTACCTACATCGACACCACCGTGGTGCTCGCCGCCGACGTCACGTTGTTCCCCGGCACGATCCTCCAAGGTCTCACCACCATTGGACGGGGTGTCGAGATTGGCCCGGGATGTCGGCTGGTGGACTGCACGGTGGGCGAACACACCACCCTCAAGCATACCGTTGCCCGTCACAGCACCATCGGCGCTGATTGCGTGGTCGGTCCCTACGCCGTGCTGGAACCGGGGGCCGAAATTGCGCCAGGTACCCACACCGGGGCGTTCTACACTCCCAACATCGCCACGCACTAA
- a CDS encoding AURKAIP1/COX24 domain-containing protein, producing MGSLIKKRRKRMRKKKHKKMLKRTRFKRRAAGK from the coding sequence ATGGGTTCATTGATCAAGAAGCGCCGTAAGCGCATGCGCAAGAAGAAGCACAAGAAGATGCTGAAGCGCACGCGTTTCAAGCGCAGAGCAGCCGGCAAGTAG
- a CDS encoding nucleotide sugar dehydrogenase, with product MSNEIAIIVGQGYVGLPLAMRAVAAGYEVIGYDVDEARVAALTSGTSFVEDISDHDVAEALATGRYRAVSTLAGLARFDVAIITVPTPLRESIPDLTFIDKAGADLAPLLTPGATVVLESTTYPGTTEERLAPILAAGSGLRAGEDFHLGYSPERIDPGNQTYTLVNTPKVVSGVDAASLAAVRLFYDRIVETTVPVSTPKEAELTKLLENTFRHVNIALVNELAMFAHDLGIDVWEAIDAASTKPFGYLRFTPGPGVGGHCLPVDPSYLSWQVKRRLGQSFRFVELANDVNEHMPDYVVRRLFSALNDQGKPIRGSRILLLGISFKANVGDWRESPSHRVAHLLADLGAELVAADPHVASDRFPAGVRPVEATPEEIASADAVVLLVDHAAFDPAVIVAHARYVLDTKARLPHAANVERL from the coding sequence ATGAGCAACGAGATCGCCATCATCGTGGGGCAGGGATACGTGGGCTTGCCCCTGGCGATGCGGGCGGTGGCCGCTGGTTACGAGGTGATCGGCTACGACGTGGACGAGGCGCGGGTGGCTGCGTTGACCTCGGGCACGTCGTTCGTGGAGGACATCAGCGATCACGATGTGGCGGAGGCCTTGGCCACTGGTCGTTATCGAGCCGTGTCCACCCTCGCGGGCCTGGCCCGTTTTGATGTGGCCATCATCACGGTGCCCACCCCGCTGCGCGAGAGCATCCCCGACCTCACCTTCATCGACAAGGCCGGTGCCGATCTGGCCCCGCTGCTCACGCCGGGGGCCACCGTGGTGCTGGAGAGCACCACCTACCCCGGCACGACGGAGGAGCGCCTCGCCCCCATCCTGGCGGCCGGGTCGGGACTGCGGGCCGGCGAGGACTTTCACCTCGGCTATTCCCCCGAGCGCATCGACCCGGGCAATCAGACCTACACCCTGGTGAACACCCCGAAAGTGGTGAGTGGGGTCGACGCCGCCAGCCTCGCCGCCGTCCGATTGTTCTACGACCGGATCGTGGAGACCACGGTGCCAGTATCCACCCCGAAGGAAGCCGAACTCACCAAACTTCTCGAGAACACGTTCCGGCATGTGAACATCGCCCTGGTGAACGAACTGGCGATGTTCGCCCACGATCTCGGAATCGACGTGTGGGAGGCCATCGACGCCGCCTCCACCAAACCGTTTGGGTACCTGCGTTTCACGCCCGGTCCGGGCGTGGGTGGCCACTGCCTCCCGGTGGACCCGAGTTACCTCTCCTGGCAGGTGAAACGCCGACTGGGGCAGAGTTTCCGCTTCGTGGAATTGGCGAACGACGTCAACGAGCACATGCCCGACTACGTCGTACGACGCCTGTTCAGTGCCCTCAACGATCAGGGCAAGCCCATCCGGGGGAGTCGCATCCTCCTGCTGGGCATCTCCTTCAAAGCCAACGTGGGGGATTGGCGGGAGAGCCCCAGCCACCGAGTGGCCCACCTGCTGGCGGATCTGGGTGCAGAACTGGTGGCCGCCGATCCGCACGTGGCCTCCGATCGCTTCCCGGCCGGGGTGCGGCCGGTGGAGGCCACGCCCGAGGAGATCGCGTCGGCCGATGCCGTGGTGCTCTTGGTGGACCACGCGGCCTTCGATCCCGCCGTGATCGTGGCCCACGCCCGCTACGTGCTCGATACCAAGGCCCGCCTGCCCCACGCCGCCAACGTCGAACGCCTCTGA
- a CDS encoding 4-(cytidine 5'-diphospho)-2-C-methyl-D-erythritol kinase, translating into MHLIEAEMVTIDLADTLTFTDGDGLELIGGGADVSAGDDNLVRRALAAVGRTARVRLDKRIPSGAGLGGGSADAAAVLRWAGETDCTLAAALGADVPFCLLGGRARVTGMGECLEPLAFLPITFTLLTPPVYCATATVYRAWDNLGGPRAEGPNDLEPAALAVAPELAYWRDRLGDATGHTPVLTGSGSTWFVEGAYEGDGFVVAHTIRA; encoded by the coding sequence ATGCACCTGATTGAGGCCGAGATGGTCACCATCGACCTCGCCGACACCTTGACCTTTACCGACGGCGATGGCCTGGAGTTGATCGGGGGTGGGGCCGATGTGTCGGCCGGGGATGACAACCTCGTACGACGAGCCCTGGCGGCAGTGGGGCGGACCGCCCGAGTGCGGTTGGACAAGCGCATCCCCTCGGGCGCCGGGCTGGGCGGGGGTTCAGCCGATGCCGCCGCGGTGTTGCGCTGGGCCGGTGAAACGGACTGCACCCTCGCCGCCGCCCTCGGGGCCGACGTGCCGTTTTGCCTGCTCGGCGGCCGGGCTCGGGTGACGGGCATGGGGGAATGTCTGGAGCCCTTAGCGTTTCTGCCTATCACCTTTACCCTGCTCACCCCGCCGGTGTACTGCGCCACCGCCACGGTGTACCGGGCCTGGGACAACCTCGGGGGGCCGCGAGCGGAAGGCCCCAACGATCTCGAACCCGCCGCGTTGGCCGTGGCCCCCGAACTCGCCTACTGGCGCGATCGCCTCGGCGACGCCACCGGCCACACCCCAGTGCTCACCGGCAGCGGCAGCACCTGGTTCGTGGAGGGAGCGTACGAAGGCGACGGTTTCGTGGTGGCCCATACGATCCGGGCCTGA
- a CDS encoding LLM class flavin-dependent oxidoreductase, with translation MRIGLALPAMLDGLDRRGVLEWARRIEADGYSTIGFGERISYRNLEMFSVLSAAAAVTETVDIAASVVVLPMHSEVSVAKQMATIDVLSGGRAVLGVGVGGRSEDYEALDRPVAQRWDRLDAQVARLRRLWDGEPPAPGHAPLGPPPLHRIPIISAGVGPRSLARSARWADGINGFELDPTPAALAGGADRVRSAWTAAGREDPPLLMTSWWFALGAQPLPQLRGYARHYLGVFGPALADALANSATAAGPDAVRAGVEAAEAAGYDEIQLVPTVTDLTQLDELTEVLSDYL, from the coding sequence ATGCGTATCGGACTCGCCCTGCCGGCCATGCTCGACGGTCTCGATCGGCGCGGAGTGCTGGAGTGGGCCCGCCGCATCGAAGCCGATGGGTACTCCACCATTGGCTTCGGCGAGCGGATTTCCTACCGTAACCTGGAGATGTTCTCCGTGCTGAGCGCGGCCGCGGCCGTCACCGAAACGGTCGATATCGCCGCCTCGGTGGTGGTGCTCCCGATGCATTCGGAGGTCTCGGTGGCCAAGCAGATGGCCACGATCGACGTGCTCTCCGGAGGCCGAGCGGTGCTGGGGGTCGGGGTGGGTGGGCGGTCGGAGGACTACGAGGCGCTCGACAGGCCCGTAGCGCAGCGCTGGGACCGCCTCGACGCCCAGGTGGCCCGCCTGCGCCGCCTATGGGACGGGGAGCCACCGGCGCCCGGTCACGCGCCCCTCGGCCCACCCCCGCTGCATCGGATTCCGATCATCTCAGCGGGGGTAGGACCGCGTTCCCTGGCCCGCAGCGCTCGCTGGGCCGACGGCATCAACGGATTCGAACTCGACCCCACCCCGGCGGCCCTGGCGGGTGGGGCGGATCGCGTCCGCTCGGCGTGGACGGCCGCCGGGCGAGAGGATCCACCCTTACTCATGACGAGTTGGTGGTTTGCCCTCGGCGCCCAACCCCTTCCCCAACTGCGGGGGTATGCCCGCCACTACCTCGGGGTCTTTGGCCCCGCGCTCGCCGATGCCCTCGCCAATTCCGCCACCGCGGCCGGGCCCGATGCCGTGCGAGCCGGGGTAGAAGCCGCCGAGGCGGCGGGCTACGACGAAATCCAACTCGTCCCCACGGTCACCGATCTGACCCAACTCGATGAACTCACCGAGGTGCTCTCCGACTACCTCTGA
- a CDS encoding ribose-phosphate diphosphokinase has protein sequence MELITKKRLHLLSGRSNLPLANEIAAQLGVELGHPNLVEFSNGEIHAKLGENVRGADVFIIQTHGSTEDLSVNDVIMEQLIMIDAARRASAKRITAVIPNYGYARQDRKAEGREPITAKLVANLFASAGANRLMSVDLHSGQIQGFFDGPVDHLTAMPVLVDYIKTNLHADLVVVSPDAGRVKVAERYTNQLQADLAIVHKRRVKGVKNSVEAVEIVGDVQGRTCVIIDDMIDTGGTICAAADQLRERGASDIYALATHGVLSGPAIDRFKNSVISKVIVTNTLPLGPEKQIDKIEVLSVAKILAEAIDAVFEDNSVSEIFGGANQN, from the coding sequence ATGGAGCTGATTACCAAGAAGAGGCTGCACCTACTGTCGGGCCGGTCGAACTTGCCCTTGGCCAACGAGATTGCGGCCCAGTTGGGCGTGGAACTCGGCCATCCCAACTTGGTGGAGTTCTCCAATGGCGAGATCCACGCAAAGCTCGGGGAAAACGTGCGCGGCGCCGATGTGTTCATCATCCAGACGCACGGCTCCACCGAGGACCTTTCCGTCAATGATGTGATCATGGAGCAATTGATCATGATCGACGCCGCCCGGCGCGCCTCGGCCAAGCGCATCACCGCCGTGATCCCCAACTACGGCTATGCCCGCCAGGATCGCAAGGCCGAGGGTCGTGAGCCGATCACCGCCAAGTTGGTGGCCAACTTATTTGCCTCGGCGGGGGCCAACCGGCTGATGTCGGTGGACCTGCACTCCGGGCAGATCCAAGGCTTTTTTGACGGCCCCGTGGACCACCTCACCGCCATGCCCGTCCTCGTTGACTACATCAAGACCAACCTCCACGCCGATCTCGTCGTCGTGTCGCCTGATGCCGGCCGGGTGAAGGTGGCGGAGCGGTACACCAATCAACTGCAGGCTGATCTGGCCATCGTGCACAAGCGCCGGGTGAAGGGCGTGAAGAACAGCGTGGAGGCCGTGGAGATCGTGGGCGACGTCCAAGGCCGTACCTGCGTGATCATCGACGACATGATCGACACCGGCGGCACCATCTGCGCGGCCGCCGACCAACTCCGGGAACGGGGTGCCTCCGATATTTACGCACTCGCCACCCACGGAGTGCTGTCGGGCCCAGCCATCGACCGGTTCAAGAACTCTGTGATCAGCAAGGTGATCGTCACCAACACCTTGCCCCTGGGTCCGGAAAAGCAGATCGACAAGATCGAGGTGCTGTCGGTGGCCAAGATCCTGGCCGAGGCGATCGATGCGGTATTCGAAGACAATTCCGTCTCGGAGATCTTCGGCGGCGCCAACCAGAACTGA